The following coding sequences lie in one Glycine max cultivar Williams 82 chromosome 19, Glycine_max_v4.0, whole genome shotgun sequence genomic window:
- the LOC100784366 gene encoding disease resistance protein RPV1 isoform X3, translating to MEYEYKFIQRIVELVSKKINRVPLHVADYPVGLESRMQEVKALLDVGSDDVVHMLGIHGLGGVGKTTLAAAVYNSIADHFEALCFLENVRETSKKHGIQHLQSNLLSETVGEHKLIGVKQGISIIQHRLQQQKILLILDDVDKREQLQALAGRPDLFGLGSRVIITTRDKQLLACHGVERTYEVNELNEEHALELLSWKAFKLEKVDPFYKDVLNRAATYASGLPLALEVIGSNLYGRNIEQWISALDRYKRIPNKEIQEILKVSYDALEEDEQSVFLDIACCFKKYGLVEVEDILHAHHGHCMKHHIGVLVEKSLIKISCDGNVTLHDLIEDMGKEIVRQESVKEPGKRSRLWFPKDIVQVLEENKGTSQIEIICMDFPIFQEIQIEWDGYAFKKMKKLKTLNIRNGHFSKGPKHLPNTLRVLEWKRYPTQNFPYDFYPKKLAICKLPYSGFTSHELAVLLKKKFVNLTSLNFDYCQYLTHIPDVFCLPHLENLSFQWCQNLSAIHYSVGFLEKLKILDGEGCSRLKSFPAMKLTSLEQFKLRYCHSLESFPEILGRMESIKELDLKETPVKKFPLSFGNLTRLQKLQLSLTGVNGIPLSSLGMMPDLVSIIGWRWELSPFPEDDDGAEKVSSTLSSNIQYLQFRCCNLTDDFFRIVLPWFANVKNLDLPGNSFTVIPECIKECHFLTRLNLNYCEFLREIRGIPPNLKYFSAIECRSLTSSCRSKLLNQDLHEGGSTFFYLPGANIPEWFEFQTSELPISFWFRNKLPAIAICLVMEQVCACEYSSSSKGDTLRPLMIPTTFRLMSPIVIINGNEQFLFDSWEMVRMGSDCTCLFDLRETIQQNNLNETLLENEWNHAVIKCPDLNFGQKSIKNGIHLLKQESSMEDFRFTNPFRKRKLVDDFNSSES from the exons ATGG AATACGAATATAAGTTTATTCAGAGGATTGTTGAGTTGGTCTCTAAGAAGATTAATCGTGTTCCTTTACATGTTGCGGATTATCCAGTTGGACTAGAGTCACGAATGCAAGAAGTAAAAGCACTTCTGGATGTTGGATCTGATGATGTTGTCCATATGCTGGGGATACATGGGCTGGGTGGAGTAGGTAAAACCACACTTGCTGCTGCAGTTTATAATTCCATTGCTGACCATTTTGAAGCTTTGTGTTTCCTTGAAAACGTGAGAGAAACTTCAAAAAAACATGGGATACAACATCTCCAAAGCAACCTTCTTTCTGAAACAGTTGGAGAGCATAAGTTAATAGGTGTGAAACAAGGAATTTCCATAATACAGCATAGGCTTCAGCAACAGAAGATTCTTTTGATTCTAGATGATGTTGACAAAAGGGAGCAGCTACAGGCGCTTGCTGGAAGACCTGATTTGTTTGGTCTTGGCAGTAGAGTCATCATCACGACTCGGGACAAACAATTGCTAGCATGTCACGGTGTTGAACGAACATATGAGGTGAATGAATTGAATGAGGAACATGCTCTTGAATTACTTAGTTGGAAAGCTTTCAAGTTGGAAAAAGTTGATCCATTTTACAAGGATGTTCTGAATCGAGCAGCAACTTATGCTTCGGGCCTTCCATTAGCTTTAGAAGTAATAGGTTCCAACTTATATGGAAGAAATATAGAACAATGGATATCTGCTTTAGATCGATACAAAAGAATCCCTAATAAAGAGATCCAAGAGATACTTAAAGTGAGTTATGATGctttggaagaagatgagcaAAGTGTTTTTCTTGACATTGCTTGTTGTTTCAAAAAATATGGTTTGGTAGAGGTTGAAGATAtacttcatgctcatcatgggcATTGCATGAAACATCATATTGGAGTGTTGGTTGAAAAATCTCTCATAAAGATTAGTTGTGATGGTAACGTAACACTACATGACTTGATAGAGGACATGGGTAAAGAAATTGTCAGGCAAGAATCAGTCAAAGAACCTGGGAAACGTAGCAGATTATGGTTTCCAAAGGATATAGTTCAAGttttagaagaaaataag GGAACTAGTCAGATTGAAATaatttgtatggatttccccaTATTTCAAGAAATACAAATAGAATGGGATGGGTATGCCTTCAAGAAGATGAAAAAACTCAAAACCCTTAATATCAGAAATGGTCATTTCTCCAAAGGTCCCAAACATCTTCCTAATACATTGAGAGTTTTGGAATGGAAGAGATATCCTACACAAAATTTTCCATATGATTTTTATCCGAAGAAACTTGCTATATGCAAGTTGCCTTACAGCGGGTTTACATCACATGAGTTGGCTGTCTTATTAAAAAAG AAATTTGTAAATTTGACAAGTTTAAATTTTGACTACTGTCAATATTTAACACACATACCAGATGTATTTTGTCTCCCACATTTGGAAAATTTGTCATTTCAATGGTGTCAAAATTTATCTGCAATTCACTATTCAGTTGGGTTCTTGGAAAAACTTAAAATCTTAGACGGAGAAGGTTGCTCCAGACTTAAGAGTTTTCCCGCCATGAAGTTGACctctcttgagcaattcaaactTCGGTATTGTCACAGTCTTGAGAGTTTTCCAGAAATATTAGGAAGGATGGAAAGTATAAAAGAActtgatttgaaagaaactccTGTAAAAAAATTTCCACTTTCATTTGGAAACCTTACCCGGCTTCAAAAATTACAACTGTCTTTGACCGGTGTTAATGGAATTCCCCTTTCCAGCCTTGGCATGATGCCAGATCTGGTCTCTATTATAGGTTGGAGATGGGAATTGAGTCCATTCCCTGAAGATGATGACGGTGCAGAAAAAGTGAGCTCAACCTTGTCTTCAAACATTCAATATCTTCAGTTCAGATGCTGCAACCTAACAGATGATTTTTTTCGAATAGTTCTCCCATGGTTTGCTAATGTGAAGAACTTAGACCTACCAGGAAATTCTTTTACAGTTATTCCCGAATGCATCAAGGAATGCCACTTTTTAACTAGgcttaatttgaattattgtgAGTTTCTTCGAGAAATTAGAGGGATTCCTCCAAACTTGAAATATTTCTCTGCAATAGAATGTCGATCTTTGACTTCTTCATGTAGAAGCAAGTTACTGAATCAG GATCTGCATGAGGGTGGTAGTACCTTCTTTTATTTGCCAGGAGCCAATATTCCAGAGTGGTTTGAGTTCCAAACATCAGAATTGCCAATATCTTTCTGGTTTCGTAACAAATTGCCGGCCATAGCTATTTGTCTTGTTATGGAACAGGTGTGTGCGTGTGAGTATTCTTCCTCGTCAAAAGGTGACACATTGAGACCCTTGATGATCCCTACTACATTTAGACTCATGTCACCCATCGTGATCATCAATGGCAATGAACAATTTTTGTTTGACAGTTGGGAAATGGTCCGGATGGGAAGTGATTGCACATGTCTTTTTGATCTGCGGGAGACAatacaacaaaataatttaaatgaaacaCTTTTGGAAAATGAATGGAACCATGCAGTTATTAAATGTCCAGATCTTAATTTTGGccaaaaatctataaaaaacgGAATCCACTTATTGAAACAGGAAAGTAGCATGGAGGATTTTCGATTCACTAAtccttttagaaaaagaaaattggttGATGATTTCAATAGTTCAGAATCATAA